In Suncus etruscus isolate mSunEtr1 chromosome 2, mSunEtr1.pri.cur, whole genome shotgun sequence, the genomic stretch ACCACCTCAGGCAGAAGCTATGGGAAACGGGGAGCCAGGGCCTCCAGGTGGAAGAGACAAGAGGCTGTGGAGGAAGATGAGCTGCCAGATCTGGGGGATGGTGAGAGCCAGGCCGATGATGCTGGGGAGACAGTGAGAAGTGTCAGCGCTGGGAGCCAGGGTTCTTTGCCTCCGGAACTGGCTCCAATCctcaatttacagttttgttTCTCCACTATAGAGAAATCAAGTGCATGGAAGACCCATGGGTCTagcttggcaggctcagagaaatgggaaaggggccagagagagagagagagcacagcagtagggcatttgccttgtatgcagccaacccaggacagatggtgtttcgaatcccagcatcccatatggttccctgaggctgctaggagcgatttctaagcacagagccagggtaacccctgagcacggcctccgggcatgacccaaaaacaaacaaacaaacaaaaacaaaaaaacaaaaaatagagaaagaaaattgggACAGGGCTAGTAGAGACCTATCAATCCTGGTTCCAATATCCAGCATTAGACAGGGGATGctgccaagaatgactcctgagcacagagataggaatagctcctgagtactTACACAAACCCTgtctcccaaaaagaaaaagaaaaagtaggacAGAGCCACTTTCTCAAATAATGCTCTGAGACTCAGTAAACTGACCTGTAAATTGGGATTCCCCCACCCTCTGTGGCCAGGCTCCCCAAGGCTGTTGAGAGGCTATACTGAGACAGCAGGTAGACATCTTGTCCTTTCCTCTCAGGTGTCCCTACCGGGCCAGCTGCTGAGTCCACTGAGCTAAAAGCCAAGTGTCCTGAGGCCACATCTCTTGAGGCCACGCCCTTGACCCTAGCTGCACATCCTGCGGCCAGGGTGACCATCCCACCCACAGAGTGGGCCTTCCTGCCTGCTACCTGGACAACCTCACTGGCCAGCTCCAGCATCGACAGTATGGGCCTGGACTTCCCGGTTACAAATGTGTGGGGCGATGAGCTGGACAACCTGGCAGAGGAAAGGCTGGCATGGGGCCTGGGCCCGCAGGCCCCTTTGCCCAGACTAAGCTGGGAGGACGAGATGCAGAAGCCAGAAGCACAGGTGTACATGCACTTCATGCAGGAGCACAACTGTTACGACGCCATGGCCACCAGTTCCAAGCTGGTCATCTTTGACACTGGACTGGAGGTGAGTCACAGCCCCTATGTGTTCCAGGATAGGGCAGATAGCCGAGGCAGGTCCCAGGGCGACTCAGTGCACTCACAGCCCTGCTTTAAGCACTGTGCTTCCTCCATTCTTCCATCTCTAGTAGGAACTCAAACTGAGCCCTGCAAGGTCCAGAGAAGACTTTGGAACAACCTAGGGTAACGAGGACCACTTTTGAACCCCAAAGTTTATGAACAGCATCACCGAGGCCTCAAGTATAAACAGCaaagaattcttttttggttCGCTGcactggggttcaaaccctgaTCGTAAGGCATGTTGGTACCTCAGTGCTGAGCCATATTCCTGGCCAGGAAAGTGTTACAGACAGAATGAGTGATTTCTGTTCATCCCCTCTGTGTTAGGCTAAGAGTGTGATTCCATGCATGGCCTCCCAGGCGATCAGGATACTTTTCCCACTGGAGCCTACGTGTTAGGTTCCAGTGCTCagtgaccagttgtcccaatagcTTTGTCTTTATGTTCAGGTGTGTGGTGAAAACACATGGaggcctgtgtttgatccccaacactgcatggtcTTTTGAGCACACAGTGATGGATCTAGTGgttatcaaaagaaagaaaatagagatgagaagatatgctctaaaaaaaaaaaaaagaagatatgctCTATTGATGTCATGTCTGTAACCATCCTCTGGATTCAGATAAGCAAAGACTAGTCTGACTTCTACTGTTGAGTAGAAACACTGAGTTTCTTGCCCTCATTTTGGGGTGCCTTCAAGGGGGTCTCCCCATACCCTAATGCCTCTGGCCCCTAGCAGCTATTTATATAGCCAAGGCAGTAGGATCATATCTGCACTGCACCAGGTAGGTGCAGTGATTTGGAGAAGTCAAGCTTGAGCTGAGGACTTCTGGTGGATGGAGCACTATGGAGGGGTCATGCAAGATATGCCCCCCTCAAATTTTTCCCCTTCAGATCAAAAAGGCCTTCTTTGCCATGGTGGCCAATGGCGTCCGGGCAGCTCCGCTGTGGGACAACAAGAAACAGAGCTTTGTGGGTGAGCTATGGGGCTGTAGAGGGTCTCAGGCGAAGTGATTCTCAGCTTGCAAGGGGATCCACCCTATCCTGACCTTGGGGTTCAGTGGGGGAGACCCTGGGCCTCTGTTGTCCAAGATCTTCCCATTCAGTCCTCTATCATCTATGCCCAGAAGTGGGACTGGGGGAAGGCCCAGTACTCAGGCATGGAGGGGAGCTGCCCTGTTCACCAATTTTCACTATCCACACCATGTTTCCTCCGGGGACAAGGGTGTTCCTGAGTCTTTAAGAGGTGGTGGCTGATATCTACATCTGTCCCATGCAGGGATGCTGACCATCACAGACTTCATCTTGGTGCTGCATCGCTACTACAGATCACCCCTGGTAAGAGGGTGTTGGGATTCCCCACCTGGTGGAGGTGGAGGTGTATGGGGAACTACCAGTGACCCAAGGGGGCACATCTGACTTCTGCATCCTGTTTGTCCCTCTAGGTCCAGATCTATGAGATTGAAGAACATAAGATTGAGACTTGGAGGGGTGAGGGGGCAGTGGGGCTGAGGAAAGGGGTGGGAGAGGTGGGAGCAGAAATGGGGTGAATGCCAGTGGTGAGGATTTCCTggaagggcaggagtgatagggTGTGGGAGGGTTGTCTGCCAGTTGTTAATGGGGTACCACTGCCTTCTACTCTTTTTCCAGAGATCTACCTACAAGGTTGCTTCAAGCCTCTGGTCTCCATCTCTCCCAATGACAGGCAAGTGTCCCCTGCACCCAGCCTGGCCTCCAGATTctcagttgtttttttgttttgttttgtgatggcAAGAATGGAGCCTAGGCCTCCTACATTGTTAGGCATGTACTTCCCACTGAGCCATACCTCCAGACTttctatatgttttttctttggtttctagGCCTTATGTAGGGGTGTTGGGGATGCTTCCTGGTTCAGTGCTGGAAtgtcactcctgacagttctATATGGTATCAGGGATTAGAGCTGGAGCTCCCCACCGCAAAGGCTTGCTCCTCTCCTTTACACCAGTTCCCTGAACCATTCCAATTCATCCACTCATTCTTGACAGCAAAACAACCTTGGTCCCCAGGCCTCTTTTCTAGGGAGGACTGAGCTGGAGGGGGTCACAGCTGCCCcgggctcattttttttttttttttacctctgcaGCCTGTTTGAAGCTGTCTATACCCTCATCAAGAATCGGATCCACCGCCTGCCTGTCCTGGACCCAGTCTCGGGCACTGTGCTTTACATCCTCACACACAAGCGGTTGCTGAAATTTCTACACATTTTTGTGAGTGGGGTTGCAGCCTCGGGGACTTTGAGAAGCTGGCTGAGACAGTCTTAATCACTCTGGATAGGGGGAGGACACAGTTCAGGGCTCCTGATGGCTGCTCTATGATGTCacctgtccctgtcccttcccAGGGTGCACTGCTGCCCCGGCCCTCCTTCCTCTCTCGCACCATCCAGGATCTAGGCATTGGCACATTCCGAAACTTGGCAGTGGTGTTGGAAACAGCACCCATACTCACTGCGCTGGATATTTTTGTGGACCGTCGTGTGTCTGCACTGCCCGTGGTCAACGAAGCTGGTAAGAGGACCCAGAAGAGGGGATCTGACCTGAGTGGGTGGTGGGAGGCAGGAATCTGGGCCATCAACTCAGGATCCCAGGTGGAGTCAGGATTAGAAATGTCTGCCAAGGGACCAGGAAGATGATTCCTAGGGTTGGAGCACATGCCCAGCATGCAGAAAGCCTACATGTGATGCCAGCACTAAATGACCTTCTAAGCACAACGGGGAGTAGCCCCAGTGACCACAAGCACAGACAGTAATGccaaaaacctcaaatacaaagaaatatctgAAGTGTCTGGGGCCAGCGAGACAGCACAGGGATTGAggagctgaccccagtttgagtTCAGGCTCCCCAAGTCCCACTAGGAGCAACCTCCAAAccaagagccagaaggaagcactgagggaccagagagatagcacagtggtagggcgtttgccttgcatgtggccgatctggGAGGaaccagttcaatttctggcatcccatatggtaccccagcctgacagggatgatttctgagtgcagagccacactaccagatatggtccagagaccaatcaatcaatacaattaaaaaaaaaaaaggggggggccgaagagatagcatggagggaaggtgtttgcctttcatgcagaaggtcatcagtttgaatcccggcatcatcccatatggtcccctgagcctgccaggagcgatttctgagtgtgaagccaggagtaatccctgtgccgggtgtgaccccaaaacaaaaacaaaaacgaaaaaaaaagaaggaagcactgagccctgctgggctcttcctcctaaaaaataaataaataaagatgcctGCCTACTCTGAGTCTTGAACCATTACTGAGTCTCCCTATGCCACAGTTTCCTTGTTGGGGCCAAAACTGGCTGTGCTtgggactttctcctggctctgtgctctgtgctcctggaggagctcagggggACCacctgtggtgccagagattgaactgcaTATAAGGCATGTACATATCTTAACCTCTAGACTATGTCTCAGGGCCCTGTATATAATTCTCTTATCCCTGGAAGTGACAGCATGGATGAGTTGCAAGACTTGACTAGTGGCCATATAAATCCCCACCTCAAGAAGTAATAGCTAGTGGCTTGGGTTCACCTCTGTGTGTTTCTCGAGTCCTACTTTCCCCAGAAATCAAAAGCTAGATCTTGGGCTATGCATCTGAGCTAGACTCTTTCCTCAGTGAAACCTTTACTTATCCAATTTGCCTCATGAGCATGGGGGAGCCTCATTTGGTGCCAGTCTTCTGGCTCTGAATGCCAGCCTGGTGCCTCCTGAAGGTAGAGAGTATCAGGGAGCTCATCTCAGGGCACAGCCCCTTGGCTCTCATCAGgaccccttccttctcttttatctATCTGCCATCTTTAGGTCAGGTCGTTGGCCTTTATTCCCGCTTTGATGTGATTGTAAGTTTTtatggagaaggaaagggagctGGGGGGGGCATGGATCTGGGGGCTGCTGGTTTGAGGAtccaggtggggggggggttggtatCTCTGGACCAGGAAGGTCATTGCATGTTTAGAGGGATGAGATCCCCGTGGGGTGTATACACAAAGGGGATGGCTAAGAGGGAGGGTCTTCCTTCCCTACCCCAGCACCTGGCAGCTCAGCAAACCTACAACCACCTAGACATGAGTGTGGGAGATGCGCTGAGGCAGAGGACGCTGTGTCTGGAGGGGGTTCTTTCCTGCCAGCCCCACGAAAGCCTGGGGGAAGTCATTGAACGCATTGCCAAGGAGCAGGTACCCTCCACCCATCTATTATATAACCAAGCACCCAGTCCTCCCCCACCCAGTTCCCATTTCTCAGCAAGCTGAGTCTTCATGTTCTGTGCTGCATGTCAGCATATTCCAAAGGACACTTAGGCCAGGGATCCCTGAGTTGACCACCCCAGAGCAACCAGGGTTATCCCTAACAGATTTCTAGAGgaagcatatctttttttttttgttttgttttgttttgttttgttttgttttgtttttgggccacacctgtttgacgctcaggggttactcctggctaagcgctcagaaatcgcccctggcttggggggaccatatgggacgccgggggatcgaaccgcggtccttccttggctagcgcttgcaaggcagacaccttacctccagcgccacctacccggcccgaggaagcatatctttaaaaaaaaaaaaaaaaaaaaaaaagattaattagcagccagagggctggagcaatagtaaggcAATGCcttgctgacttgggtttgatccctgcacacCATAGGATCCCAAGAGCAcagccaaaagtgatccttgagccatgaataagctctgagcaccatcaaatgtagctaaaaaataaataagagatgaTGCTCttatagttaaaaaaacaaaattaggggccgaagagataacacagccgtagggcttttgctttgcacgtggctgaccaaggacagacctgggtttaattcccgacatcacttatggtcccccgagcctgccaggagtaatttctgagtgcagagccagcagtaacccctgagcacggccaggtgtgacccaagagccaaaaattataaacaaacaaacaaaattagcaACCAGAGAGAtgaaggcatgtgccttgcatccTGGGGATCCTGGTTAGTTCTGTGACACCATATCTGGTCTTTTTAGTACCAAAAGAGGCCAGCAATAGTCCCTGAGCAATAGTCTTCAAACCCTccaactataatttatttttaataaaaaatttgataattagaaaattaaaaaattggggccggatagcatggaggtaggccatttgccttgcatgcagaagatggtggtttgaatcctggcatcccatatggtctcccaagcttgccaggagtgatttctgagtgtaaagccaggagaa encodes the following:
- the PRKAG3 gene encoding 5'-AMP-activated protein kinase subunit gamma-3, translated to MEPELEHTMPGTPSWSSLGGPEHPAAQQAPFSLPETSFLEQGENNSWSSLVRATTSGRSYGKRGARASRWKRQEAVEEDELPDLGDGVPTGPAAESTELKAKCPEATSLEATPLTLAAHPAARVTIPPTEWAFLPATWTTSLASSSIDSMGLDFPVTNVWGDELDNLAEERLAWGLGPQAPLPRLSWEDEMQKPEAQVYMHFMQEHNCYDAMATSSKLVIFDTGLEIKKAFFAMVANGVRAAPLWDNKKQSFVGMLTITDFILVLHRYYRSPLVQIYEIEEHKIETWREIYLQGCFKPLVSISPNDSLFEAVYTLIKNRIHRLPVLDPVSGTVLYILTHKRLLKFLHIFGALLPRPSFLSRTIQDLGIGTFRNLAVVLETAPILTALDIFVDRRVSALPVVNEAGQVVGLYSRFDVIHLAAQQTYNHLDMSVGDALRQRTLCLEGVLSCQPHESLGEVIERIAKEQVHRLVLVDENQHLLGVVSLSDILQALVLSPAGIDALGA